The Geothrix sp. genome window below encodes:
- the pnp gene encoding polyribonucleotide nucleotidyltransferase, with translation MNALKFNPTTVSVDLGDAPISLETGRIAKQAHGAVVVRQGDTMVLVAVCYGTPREGIDFFPLTVDYREPVLAAGKIPGGWFKREGRPTTKETLTSRLIDRPLRPLFEEGYNGDTMITAQVLSYDGQHAPETLAMVGASAALIISEIPFVNPVGGVRVGRVNGQLVVNPTVEQRAESDIDLLVAGTSDALVMVECGAKEVQEADMVKALAFGHEQIKTLVKLQKDLQAKVGKPKVAAAKAERNEALYQEVAAAFAEKLFAALTMKVKIESYKAIDLLKKEAVAQFCADKPELKKDLVACFDELKETLFRNAILKQGVRLDGRKFDQIRPLNIEVGVLPAAHGSCLFTRGETQALVTATLGTIQNTQIIDGLEEEYKKKFYLHYNFPGYSVGECKPNRGPGRREIGHGMLAERSIFAVFPTPEENPYTVRVVSDITESNGSSSMATICGGTLALMDAGIKLKSPVAGVAMGLVSDGDKFVVLSDIAGQEDHYGDMDFKVAGTEKGITALQMDIKIGGITTEILTKALDQAKAGRLHLLDLMGKVLAAPRAEFASNAPQMHSIQLPKEKIRDVIGKGGATIRNIIEVSGCEVNIDDDGLCQVAGPTQEKLQVALKMIGDLIQTAEVGKTYLGKVAKVVEFGAFVTILPGLDGLLHVSELAHHRVANPADEVSEGQEVMVKCIGIDEKSGKIKLSRKALIPKPEGADAEPEGETIANDEPRRDRRPRPRRS, from the coding sequence ATGAACGCACTGAAATTCAACCCCACCACGGTATCGGTGGACCTGGGCGACGCGCCCATCAGCCTCGAAACCGGCCGCATCGCCAAGCAGGCCCACGGCGCCGTCGTGGTCCGCCAGGGCGACACCATGGTCCTCGTGGCCGTGTGCTACGGCACCCCCCGGGAAGGCATCGACTTCTTCCCCCTCACCGTGGACTACCGCGAGCCCGTGCTGGCGGCCGGCAAGATCCCCGGCGGCTGGTTCAAGCGCGAGGGCCGTCCCACCACCAAGGAAACCCTCACCAGCCGCCTCATCGACCGCCCCCTGCGCCCCCTCTTCGAGGAGGGCTACAACGGCGACACCATGATCACCGCCCAGGTGCTCAGCTACGACGGCCAGCACGCTCCCGAGACCCTCGCCATGGTGGGCGCCTCCGCGGCCCTCATCATCAGCGAGATCCCCTTCGTGAACCCCGTGGGCGGCGTCCGCGTGGGCCGTGTCAACGGCCAGCTGGTGGTGAACCCCACCGTCGAGCAGCGCGCCGAGAGCGATATCGACCTCCTGGTGGCCGGCACCTCCGATGCCCTCGTGATGGTGGAGTGTGGCGCCAAGGAAGTCCAGGAAGCTGACATGGTGAAGGCTCTGGCCTTCGGCCACGAGCAGATCAAGACCCTCGTGAAGCTGCAGAAGGACCTGCAGGCCAAGGTTGGCAAGCCCAAGGTCGCCGCCGCCAAGGCCGAGCGCAACGAGGCCCTCTACCAGGAAGTCGCCGCCGCCTTCGCCGAGAAGCTCTTCGCCGCGCTGACCATGAAGGTGAAGATCGAGAGCTACAAGGCCATCGACCTCCTCAAGAAGGAAGCCGTCGCCCAGTTCTGCGCCGACAAGCCCGAGCTGAAGAAGGACCTGGTGGCCTGTTTCGACGAGCTGAAGGAAACCCTCTTCCGCAACGCCATCCTCAAGCAGGGCGTCCGCCTGGACGGCCGCAAGTTCGACCAGATCCGCCCCCTCAACATCGAGGTCGGCGTCCTGCCCGCAGCCCATGGCAGCTGCCTCTTCACCCGCGGTGAGACCCAAGCTCTGGTGACCGCCACGCTGGGCACCATCCAGAACACCCAGATCATCGACGGGCTGGAGGAGGAGTACAAGAAGAAGTTCTACCTCCACTACAACTTCCCCGGCTACAGCGTGGGTGAGTGCAAGCCCAACCGCGGGCCCGGCCGCCGCGAGATCGGCCACGGCATGCTGGCCGAGCGCTCGATCTTCGCCGTGTTCCCCACGCCCGAAGAGAACCCTTACACCGTTCGCGTGGTCTCGGACATCACCGAGAGCAACGGTTCGTCCTCCATGGCCACCATCTGCGGCGGCACCCTCGCCCTGATGGATGCCGGCATCAAGCTGAAGTCCCCGGTGGCGGGCGTGGCCATGGGCCTCGTCAGCGATGGTGACAAGTTCGTGGTGCTGTCCGACATCGCCGGCCAGGAAGACCACTACGGCGACATGGATTTCAAGGTCGCCGGCACCGAGAAGGGCATCACCGCCCTCCAGATGGACATCAAGATCGGCGGCATCACCACCGAGATCCTCACCAAGGCCCTCGACCAGGCCAAGGCCGGTCGCCTGCACCTGCTCGATCTGATGGGCAAGGTCCTCGCTGCCCCCCGCGCCGAGTTCGCCAGCAACGCCCCCCAGATGCACAGCATCCAGCTCCCCAAGGAGAAGATCCGCGATGTCATCGGCAAGGGTGGCGCCACCATCCGCAACATCATCGAGGTGAGCGGCTGCGAAGTGAACATCGACGACGACGGCCTCTGCCAGGTCGCCGGCCCCACCCAGGAGAAGCTGCAGGTGGCCCTCAAGATGATCGGCGACCTCATCCAGACCGCCGAAGTTGGCAAGACCTACCTGGGCAAAGTGGCCAAGGTCGTCGAGTTCGGCGCCTTCGTGACCATCCTCCCCGGCCTGGACGGCCTGCTGCATGTCAGCGAACTGGCCCACCACCGTGTCGCCAACCCCGCCGATGAAGTCAGCGAAGGCCAGGAAGTCATGGTCAAGTGCATCGGCATCGACGAGAAGAGCGGCAAGATCAAGCTCAGCCGGAAGGCACTCATCCCAAAGCCTGAAGGCGCCGATGCCGAGCCCGAAGGCGAAACCATTGCTAACGATGAACCTCGTCGCGATCGTCGGCCCAGGCCCCGGCGGAGTTAA
- a CDS encoding nucleoside-diphosphate sugar epimerase/dehydratase, translating to MNPPPAYRSSLPPPSTLDQPLLRQGVKLVLDGGAALLAWMLCERVFVGAHLTPHGALKWTLLALAVNLVFQLTRQHYRLIGFRDAVRLALATTTLLVLSAFVTVLARELHSVFDLETALASALTTGGLWLTLRGAIRARHERDLGIDQLPDGAIPHRTLIVGAGRAGLMIAEELKRHPELGTRIVGFIDDALDKQGIRIQGTRVLGPSRLLHQIIRKEEATQVVLAIPSAPGSVIRQLTDVVRSAGIEVKTTPGLFNLLGSRVWKPELQDVSIEDLLRREPVELDQSSLNLVLEDAVVLITGGGGSIGGEIARQVAAFRPARIVLLGRGENSLWETERSLRSLFPNQGLSLELCDVRNPIRLQQVFNRWKPQVVFHAAAHKHVPYLEAHPEEAVDNNVFGTLNVVNAALAVGTHTFVNISTDKAVNPTNVLGATKRIAESLVLRAARRAPEGTRYVSVRFGNVLGSRGSVIPIFKEQIRVGGPITVTHPDMTRYFMTIPEASQLVLQAGILGDTAKVYVLDMGDPVKIVDLATDMARLSGLLPGQDIEVQFSGIRPGEKLFEELFTQQEESRTGVHPKVFNANPEELDDDLLEEGAAALRLSIMEGEGRRQAQILHWLRLLVPTYAPSPSGLGRYSEEVRDRRGSGAHAIYVPKAQQA from the coding sequence ATGAACCCTCCCCCTGCCTACCGGTCCTCACTTCCGCCTCCATCCACCCTGGACCAACCCCTGCTTCGGCAAGGGGTCAAGCTTGTTCTGGACGGCGGGGCGGCCTTGCTGGCTTGGATGCTTTGCGAGCGGGTCTTCGTGGGGGCCCACCTGACGCCGCATGGGGCCTTGAAGTGGACCCTCCTGGCTCTGGCCGTCAACCTCGTCTTCCAGCTGACCCGCCAGCACTACCGCCTCATCGGCTTCCGGGACGCCGTCCGGCTGGCCCTGGCCACCACGACCCTGCTGGTGCTGAGCGCGTTCGTGACGGTCCTGGCCCGCGAACTCCACTCGGTCTTCGATCTGGAAACGGCCCTGGCCTCCGCCCTGACCACCGGCGGATTGTGGCTCACCCTCAGAGGGGCCATCCGAGCCCGCCACGAACGGGACCTGGGCATCGATCAGCTGCCGGATGGGGCCATCCCGCACCGCACCCTCATCGTCGGGGCCGGCCGGGCGGGGCTGATGATTGCCGAGGAACTCAAGCGGCATCCCGAGTTGGGGACTCGAATCGTAGGCTTCATTGATGATGCCCTCGACAAGCAGGGCATCCGCATCCAGGGGACCCGGGTGCTGGGTCCGTCCCGGCTGCTTCACCAGATCATCCGGAAGGAAGAAGCCACTCAGGTGGTGCTGGCCATTCCCAGCGCCCCTGGTTCCGTGATCCGGCAGCTGACGGATGTGGTCCGCTCCGCCGGGATCGAGGTCAAGACCACACCAGGACTCTTCAACCTGCTGGGATCGCGGGTTTGGAAGCCGGAATTGCAAGATGTCTCCATCGAGGACCTCCTGCGGCGGGAGCCCGTGGAGTTGGACCAGAGCTCCCTCAACCTCGTGCTTGAAGATGCCGTGGTGCTCATCACCGGAGGCGGTGGGTCGATCGGGGGCGAAATCGCCCGCCAGGTAGCCGCCTTCCGCCCCGCCCGGATCGTCCTGCTGGGGCGCGGCGAAAACAGCCTGTGGGAAACCGAACGCTCCCTCCGGAGCCTCTTTCCCAACCAGGGGCTCTCCCTGGAGCTTTGCGATGTCCGCAATCCGATTCGCCTCCAGCAGGTGTTCAACCGCTGGAAACCGCAGGTGGTGTTCCACGCCGCGGCCCACAAGCATGTGCCCTACCTGGAGGCTCATCCCGAGGAGGCTGTGGACAACAATGTCTTCGGAACCCTGAATGTGGTGAACGCTGCCTTGGCGGTGGGCACCCACACCTTTGTGAACATCTCCACAGACAAGGCCGTCAACCCCACCAATGTGCTCGGGGCAACCAAGCGGATCGCAGAGTCCCTGGTGCTCCGGGCAGCCCGACGGGCTCCTGAAGGAACGCGCTATGTCAGTGTGCGGTTCGGCAATGTCCTGGGGAGCCGGGGGAGCGTCATTCCCATCTTCAAGGAGCAGATCCGCGTGGGTGGACCCATCACCGTGACCCACCCGGACATGACCCGCTACTTCATGACCATCCCCGAAGCCAGCCAGCTGGTGCTCCAGGCGGGCATCCTGGGTGACACCGCCAAGGTCTATGTCCTGGACATGGGCGACCCCGTCAAGATCGTCGATCTGGCCACGGACATGGCGCGCCTGTCCGGACTGCTGCCCGGGCAGGACATCGAGGTGCAGTTCAGCGGCATCCGGCCCGGCGAGAAGCTGTTCGAAGAACTCTTCACGCAGCAGGAGGAGTCCCGCACGGGGGTCCATCCCAAGGTCTTCAACGCCAATCCGGAAGAACTGGATGACGACCTTCTGGAAGAAGGGGCTGCGGCCCTCCGCCTTTCAATCATGGAGGGGGAGGGCAGGCGCCAGGCCCAGATTCTCCACTGGCTGCGACTACTCGTGCCGACCTATGCCCCTTCGCCCAGTGGCCTGGGACGCTATTCGGAAGAGGTCCGCGACCGCCGCGGTTCGGGCGCCCATGCCATCTATGTGCCCAAGGCCCAGCAGGCCTAA